One genomic region from Desulfomonilaceae bacterium encodes:
- the dapB gene encoding 4-hydroxy-tetrahydrodipicolinate reductase encodes MIKVAISGAAGRMGKRIITLSHEHPKLKITAALDAPNVPSIGKDAGDIAGIGPIGVAVTDDYKAAIASCDVLIDFSSPEATTRNVAEAAKKKKAIVIGTTGLSDQQKVAVNEAALKTRCLMAPNMSLGVNLLFSLVEKVASCLGDNYDVEIIESHHNQKKDAPSGTAAKLAEIIAGALDRDLDEVGIYGRYGMVGARKPKEIGIMSIRAGDIVGEHTVMFCTNGERIELTHRAHSRDALAKGAVQAALWLADKPAGRLYDMGDVLGLKETK; translated from the coding sequence ATGATCAAGGTTGCAATTAGCGGCGCCGCCGGTCGGATGGGAAAAAGGATAATCACGTTGTCCCATGAACATCCCAAACTAAAAATTACGGCCGCGCTGGACGCTCCCAATGTTCCCAGCATTGGGAAAGACGCCGGAGATATTGCGGGCATAGGCCCAATAGGTGTTGCTGTTACCGATGACTACAAGGCGGCGATTGCGTCGTGTGACGTTCTTATAGATTTTTCGTCGCCGGAAGCTACCACAAGAAACGTCGCAGAGGCTGCAAAAAAGAAAAAAGCGATCGTCATAGGAACTACCGGCCTTTCGGATCAGCAGAAAGTGGCGGTCAATGAAGCCGCGTTAAAGACCCGCTGTCTAATGGCGCCGAATATGAGCCTGGGTGTCAACCTGCTGTTTAGCCTGGTTGAAAAAGTAGCGTCCTGCCTTGGGGATAATTACGACGTTGAAATAATAGAATCCCATCATAATCAGAAAAAGGACGCTCCTAGCGGAACAGCGGCGAAGCTTGCGGAAATTATCGCAGGAGCGCTGGACAGGGACCTTGACGAAGTGGGCATTTATGGCCGTTACGGTATGGTAGGCGCCAGAAAACCCAAAGAGATAGGTATAATGTCGATCAGGGCCGGGGATATAGTCGGAGAACACACCGTTATGTTTTGCACTAATGGTGAACGGATTGAATTGACCCATAGAGCCCACAGTCGGGACGCTCTCGCTAAGGGCGCCGTCCAGGCTGCCCTGTGGCTCGCGGATAAACCGGCCGGTCGGCTGTACGACATGGGAGATGTCCTCGGTCTAAAGGAAACAAAATGA